The Salvelinus sp. IW2-2015 linkage group LG31, ASM291031v2, whole genome shotgun sequence genome window below encodes:
- the LOC111955823 gene encoding NF-kappa-B inhibitor-interacting Ras-like protein 1: MGKGCKVVVCGLASVGKTAILEQLLYGNHAVGSESTETQEDVYVASVETDRGVKEQLRLYDTRGLHDGLDLPKHYYSVADGFVLVYSVDSLESFKKVDVLKKEIDKSRDKKEVMVIVLGNKTDLRELRQVEHEAAQQWARGEKVKLWEVSVTERNSLIEPFTMLTSRLTQPQSKSAFPLPGRKSKGTTSNDI, translated from the exons ATGGGGAAAGGCTGCAaagttgtggtgtgtggtttggCATCTGTAGGAAAAACAGCCATCCTTGAACAGCTGTTATATGGCAATCACGCAGTTG GTTCAGAGTCCACTGAGACCCAGGAGGATGTGTATGTGGCGTCGGTGGAGACAGACCGCGGTGTGAAGGAACAGTTACGTCTCTATGACACCAGAGGGCTCCACGACGGCCTGGACCTTCCCAAGCACTACTACTCTGTGGCGGACGGCTTTGTGCTGGTCTACAGCGTGGACAGCCTGGAGTCCTTCAAGAAGGTGGATGTCCTCAAGAAGGAGATAGACAAATCCAGAGACAAGAAAGAG GTGATGGTGATTGTGCTAGGGAACAAGACGGACCTGCGTGAGCTTCGTCAGGTGGAGCACGAGGCAGCGCAGCAGTGGGCGCGGGGGGAGAAGGTCAAACTCTGGGAGGTCAGCGTCACTGAGAGGAACTCTCTCATTGAACCCTTCACCATGCTCACCAGCCGCCTCACACAGCCTCAGAGCAAGTCTGCCTTCCCTCTTCCAGGACGCAAGAGCAAGGGCACAACGTCCAATGACATCTGA